Genomic DNA from Segatella copri:
AGAGCTTGAAATCGTAGAGCTTGGTGCGTCCCCATCTGGAGGCCCGCTTATAGGCAAGTTGCCCCAACCGAGTCTTGGCATGAGTAAGTCCGAGTTCAGGAACAGGCAGTTTTCCCCCGAAATATTCCTGGTCGAAACGCCTGAACCACTCCTCCATCCATTCTATTGTAACAATCATGTATGTATATTTATTCAATAATTATTCAGTTCTGTATATCAGATACTACAAAACGTTTGCAAAGATACAACTTTTTCTTTGTTTCTTTCAATATTTATCGAAAAATGAGTAACTTTGCACGCAAATTTACAACAAAAATGAACAAGACAGCACAGCATATCATAGATATTAAGAATGTGTCGAAAAGATTTGGCGAGAAAACAGCCCTCAACAACATCAATCTCTATGTGAGAAAGGGCGAATTTATGACCATTCTGGGTCCTTCGGGATGCGGAAAAACGACATTATTGAGACTTTTGGCAGGGTTTGAAACCGCCAGCGAAGGCATCATCACCATCGCCGGCAACGATATTACTAACCTTCCTCCTTACAAGCGAAATGTGAACACGGTATTCCAGAAATACGCTCTGTTCCCTCATCTCAACGTTTACGACAATATCGCCTTCGGTTTGAAGCTCAAGCACACACCGAAGGAAGAGATTTTGCCGAAGGTAAAACGTGCCCTGAAGATGGTAAACATGAGTGATTATGAATATCGTGATGTCAACTCGCTTTCGGGCGGTCAGCAGCAGCGTATCGCCATCGCCCGTGCCATTGTCAACGAACCTGAAGTTCTTCTCCTGGATGAACCGCTTGCAGCACTCGACCTCAAGATGCGTAAAGACATGCAGCTGGAATTGAAGCAGATGCACGAACGCCTGGGCATTACCTTCGTATACGTAACTCACGACCAGGAAGAAGCCCTCACCCTGAGCAATACCATCGTGGTGATGAGCGAGGGAGAGATACAGCAGATAGGTACACCTACCGATATCTACAACGAACCAGCCAATGCTTTCGTAGCCGACTTTATCGGCGAGAGCAATATTCTCTGCGGAACGATGGTCCACGACTGTCTGGTGAATGTGGCAGGTACTGAACTGCCTTGTGTAGACAAGGGCTTCGGCTGCAACCAGGAAGTGGATGTCGTGATACGTCCTGAGGATATAGAAGTTTCCACCGATACCACCCACGCCCAGTTTGTGGGCAAGATAACCTCTTCTATCTTCAAGGGAGTACACTACGAGATGCTGGCAGAAACCGAGAAGGGCAATGAATTTCTCATCCAGAACTACAAGCATTTCGAAGTAGGCCAGACGATAGGAATGAGCGTGATACCCGACAATATTCACATCATGAAGAAGGAGCGCATCACCAATACCTTCGATGCAAAGGTAAACGGCGACGGAACAATAGAATTCCTGGGATGCGAATACCAGATGGAGATTCCGGAAGAAATAAAGGACAAGATTCAGACCGATGAAAACGGAAACGAAACCATCCGGGTGAACGTGCCTTTCAACAAGATAGAACTCTTCGACAACGAGAGCGAAGGCACCTTTACAGGCAACATCAGCTTCATTCTCTACAAGGGCGACCACTATCATCTCACCATAGATACCGACTGGGGCGAGAAGCTCTATGTAGATACACAGGATGTATGGGATTTAGGCGATCATGTGGCTATCACCATTCCTCAGGAGAATATTTCGTTTGAATAAAAATTATTAATTCCTAATTATCAATTATAAATTGAACATTATCAAGTTTATCTCTTCGCGACAAAGCTGGTCGATACCTTACGCCATCTTTGCAGCGATATTTGTGGTACTGCCATTGCTTCTCATCGTAGTGTTCGCATTTACCGATGAGAACGGAGCCCTGACGCTCTACAACTTCCAGAAGTTCCTGGCACACCCCGAAGCCATCAACACCTTTGTGTATTCGATAGGCATCGCCATTCTCAACACCCTGCTCTGCATTCTGCTGGGCTATCCGGCCGCCTATATTCTGACACAAACCAGAATGAAGTATGCCAACACCATCGTCATGCTCTTCATTCTGCCGATGTGGGTAAACATCCTGGTGCGCACACTTGCCACCGTGGCCCTCTTCGATTTTGCCGACCTTCCGCTGGGTGAGGGCGCCCTCCTGTTCGGTATGGTCTACAACTTCATCCCATTCATGATTTACCCCATCTACAACACCCTGCAGAAGATGGACCGCAGCTATATCGAAGCAGCCGAAGACCTGGGAGCATCGCCTTGGCAGCAGTTCTTCAAGGTCATCCTGCCCCTCTCCATGCCGGGCGTAGCAAGTGGCATCCTGATGGTATTCATGCCAACCATCTCTACCTTCGCTATCTCCGAACTGCTGACGATGAACAACATCAAGCTCTTCGGTACCACCATCCAGGAGAACATCAACAATTCGATGTGGAACTACGGTGCAGCCCTCTCGCTCATCATGCTTTTCCTCATCGGCGCCTCCACCCTCATCGCAGGTGATGGCAGTAAACAGGAAGGAGGTATCAGATGATGCAGTCATTATTCAGTAAGGATATGATGAAGAAAGTATTCTGTCAGGGCTATCTCTGGTTGCTCCTGCTGCTACTCTACTCCCCTATCTTCATCATCATTATCTTCTCGTTTACAGAAGCGAAGGTGATGGGCAACTGGACGGGTTTCTCGCTACAGCTCTACAAGAATCTCTTTGCCGAAGGTACACACCATTCGCTCACAGCGGCACTGGTCAATACCGTAACCATCGCCCTGATTACCGCAACCGTATCCACGCTCTTCGGAACCCTGACAGCCATCAGCATCTACAACCTGCGCAACCGCTATGCACGTAATGCCATACAGTTTGTCAACAATATTCCGATACTAAACGGCGACATCATCATCGGTATCTCGCTCTTCCTGCTCTTCATCACGCTGGGCATTCCGCAGGGGTATACTACCGTAGTACTCTCGCATATCACCTTCTGTCTGCCATACGTTATCCTGAGTGTGATGCCAAGACTGAAGCAGATGAATCCGAACCTCTATGAGGCGGCACTCGATCTGGGCGCCTCTCCGATGCAGGCACTTCGCAAGGTCATCATCCCAGAGATATTGCCGGGTATGATTTCCGGTTTCATGCTTGCCATCACGATGAGTATCGATGACTTCGCCGTCACCATCTTCACGATAGGTAACGAAGGTCTGGAAACCCTCTCCACATTCATCTATGCCGATGCAAGAAAGGGAGGACTAACTCCAGAACTTCGTCCGCTGAGTACCATCATCTTCGTACTGGTACTGGTGATGCTGATTATCATCAACAAACGTTCTGAGAAAAATAAGAAGAAATGAGAATGAAGAACAAGATATTATTAGGAGTCAGTGGAGTAAAAGGAGTTAAGACAATCGTCTTTCTCTTTCTTTGCCTGCTGATGATTCTGCCGCTCTCTTCCTGTTACAACAAAGAGAACCGCGAGGAGATTCTGAAGGTTTACAACTGGGCTGATTATATAGATGAAGACGTTCTTGCCAACTTCCCGAAATGGTATGAACAGCAGACCGGCAAGAAGATCCGAGTTATCTACCAGACCTTCGACATCAATGAGGTGATGCTTACCAAGATAGAGCGAGGTCATGAAGACTACGACGTGGTATGCCCGTCAGAATATATCATCGAGCGCATGCTCCGCAAAGACCTTCTCCTGCCTATCGACACCGCCTTCGGCAAGACGCCCAACTATATCAGCAACGTATCACCATACATTGTTGAGCAGATAGATGCCACCTCCAACAATGGCCGCATCGCCCACCATTATGCCGTGCCTTACATGTGGGGAACCTGTGGCATCCTATATAATAAGGTGCACGTACCTATAAATGATGCACAAACCTGGGGAACTTTATGGAACAGAAAATATCAGGGCAAACTCCTGATGAAGGATTCCTACCGCGACTCCTATGGCACCGCCCTCATCTGGGCACACCGCAAAGACCTGGAAGCAGGCAAGGTGACCATACCACAGCTGATGAACGACTATTCACCCGCTGCCGTAGCCACAGTAGAGAAAGAGCTGAAAGCTCTGAAGCCAAACATTGAAGGATGGGAAGCCGACTTCGGCAAGGAGACCATGACCAAAGGCAAAGCCTATCTCAACATGACCTGGAGCGGTGATGCCGTCTGGGCTATTGAAGAAGCCGGGAAAGTGGGTGTAGAACTGGGATATGAGGTACCGAAAGAAGGAAGCAATGTATGGTTCGACGGTTGGGTAATCCCTAAATATTCCCGCAATCCGAAGGCTGCCGCCTATTTCATCAACTATCTCTGTCAGGAAGACGTGGCACTCGCTAATATGGAGACTACAGGATATGTGAGCAGCGTGGCAGGCAAGAAAGTATTAGAAGCTATGAGCGATACTGAGGCTTATCCCCAACCTGTAAATCTGGCCTACTTCTTTGGCGAGGAAGGCAGGAATGCCCATCTCAACCCTATCATGTATCCAGACAGCAGCATAGTAGCCCGATGCGCCATGATTCATGATGCCGGCGATCATACTCCCGAGGTATTGGATATGTGGTCGAAGGTGAAGGGAGACAATCTGGGCGGCGGCATCGTTATCTTCCTGCTGGCCGTAGTCCTTGCCCTCACGGTATTCGTTGCCATCAAGAAATATGAGCATTACAAGCACAGAAGGCTGTCAAGAAAACACCGCAGAAGACATGTGGTAAAGGTAAAAGGGTAAAAAGGTAAAAAAGTAAAAGGGGGAAGAGAGGGGAAAACCTATTTTATAGGGGAAAATGAACATTTTTTGAAGGAAAAGAGAAAAAAGTGCCGAAAAAATTTGGTAATATCAAATAAAAGCATTACCTTTGCACTCGCTTTTGAGATATAAAGCTTTTGGGTAGTTACCAGAGTGGCCAAATGGGGCAGACTGTAAATCTGCTGGCTATGCCTTCGGTGGTTCGAATCCATCACTACCCACTTTTCCCAAAAAATAACTCAAAAATTTAAGAGTCCGACTTTCGAGAGAGAGCCGGACTTTTTCTTTTCATATAAATCCTGAACAAAAGAAGAAGAGTAATATTACTCTCCTTCTACCTGCGTCTTTGGCCAGTTCACGAGATAGAGCATCTCTGTGGCTCGTGTAAATGCAGTATAGAGCCAGTGGATATAATCGGGAGTAAGCATTTCATCCGTCATATAGCCCTGGTCTACATAGACATGCGACCACTGTCCACCCTGCGCTTTATGACAGGTAACAGCATAGGCAAACTTCACTTGCAGAGCATTGAAATATGGGTCTTGCCGGATTGCCTTCATACGGTCTGCCTTCAGTGGTATATCCTGATAATCTTCCTCTATCTTACGGAAAAGCTGCTCTTGCTGATCATGGGTCAAAGCAGAAGCCTCACTCGTCAAGGTATCCAGCAATACCGTAGCCTCCAGTTCATAATTATCATAATCGGGAAATTTCAACAGAAGGGTGGCAAAATGAAAACCATAGAGTTCGATGCGACGACTCACCTTCATCACCTTCGCCCTATCTCCATT
This window encodes:
- the potA gene encoding polyamine ABC transporter ATP-binding protein, encoding MNKTAQHIIDIKNVSKRFGEKTALNNINLYVRKGEFMTILGPSGCGKTTLLRLLAGFETASEGIITIAGNDITNLPPYKRNVNTVFQKYALFPHLNVYDNIAFGLKLKHTPKEEILPKVKRALKMVNMSDYEYRDVNSLSGGQQQRIAIARAIVNEPEVLLLDEPLAALDLKMRKDMQLELKQMHERLGITFVYVTHDQEEALTLSNTIVVMSEGEIQQIGTPTDIYNEPANAFVADFIGESNILCGTMVHDCLVNVAGTELPCVDKGFGCNQEVDVVIRPEDIEVSTDTTHAQFVGKITSSIFKGVHYEMLAETEKGNEFLIQNYKHFEVGQTIGMSVIPDNIHIMKKERITNTFDAKVNGDGTIEFLGCEYQMEIPEEIKDKIQTDENGNETIRVNVPFNKIELFDNESEGTFTGNISFILYKGDHYHLTIDTDWGEKLYVDTQDVWDLGDHVAITIPQENISFE
- a CDS encoding ABC transporter permease, which produces MNIIKFISSRQSWSIPYAIFAAIFVVLPLLLIVVFAFTDENGALTLYNFQKFLAHPEAINTFVYSIGIAILNTLLCILLGYPAAYILTQTRMKYANTIVMLFILPMWVNILVRTLATVALFDFADLPLGEGALLFGMVYNFIPFMIYPIYNTLQKMDRSYIEAAEDLGASPWQQFFKVILPLSMPGVASGILMVFMPTISTFAISELLTMNNIKLFGTTIQENINNSMWNYGAALSLIMLFLIGASTLIAGDGSKQEGGIR
- a CDS encoding ABC transporter permease, whose amino-acid sequence is MMKKVFCQGYLWLLLLLLYSPIFIIIIFSFTEAKVMGNWTGFSLQLYKNLFAEGTHHSLTAALVNTVTIALITATVSTLFGTLTAISIYNLRNRYARNAIQFVNNIPILNGDIIIGISLFLLFITLGIPQGYTTVVLSHITFCLPYVILSVMPRLKQMNPNLYEAALDLGASPMQALRKVIIPEILPGMISGFMLAITMSIDDFAVTIFTIGNEGLETLSTFIYADARKGGLTPELRPLSTIIFVLVLVMLIIINKRSEKNKKK
- a CDS encoding ABC transporter substrate-binding protein, whose translation is MILPLSSCYNKENREEILKVYNWADYIDEDVLANFPKWYEQQTGKKIRVIYQTFDINEVMLTKIERGHEDYDVVCPSEYIIERMLRKDLLLPIDTAFGKTPNYISNVSPYIVEQIDATSNNGRIAHHYAVPYMWGTCGILYNKVHVPINDAQTWGTLWNRKYQGKLLMKDSYRDSYGTALIWAHRKDLEAGKVTIPQLMNDYSPAAVATVEKELKALKPNIEGWEADFGKETMTKGKAYLNMTWSGDAVWAIEEAGKVGVELGYEVPKEGSNVWFDGWVIPKYSRNPKAAAYFINYLCQEDVALANMETTGYVSSVAGKKVLEAMSDTEAYPQPVNLAYFFGEEGRNAHLNPIMYPDSSIVARCAMIHDAGDHTPEVLDMWSKVKGDNLGGGIVIFLLAVVLALTVFVAIKKYEHYKHRRLSRKHRRRHVVKVKG